In Vulpes lagopus strain Blue_001 chromosome 1, ASM1834538v1, whole genome shotgun sequence, a genomic segment contains:
- the DNPH1 gene encoding 2'-deoxynucleoside 5'-phosphate N-hydrolase 1, protein MAAAAAAGARERGEPGQPGQPGRRALYFCGSIRGGREDRALYGRIVSRLRRFGAVLTEHVAAAELGARGEEAAGGDRLIYERDLAWLQQADVVVAEVTQPSLGVGYELGQAVALNKRILCLFRPQSGRVLSAMIRGAADGSRFQVLDYEEGQVEAMLDQYFGADPP, encoded by the exons atggcggcggcggcggcggccggagcgCGGGAGCGCGGGGAGCCGGGCCAGCCGGGCCAGCCGGGCCGCCGAGCGCTGTACTTCTGCGGGAGCATCCGCGGCGGCCGCGAGGACCGGGCGCTGTACGGAAGGATCGTGTCGCGGCTGCGGCGCTTCGGGGCGGTGCTCACGGAGCACGTGGCGGCCGCCGAGCTGGGCGCGCGCG GGGAAGAGGCTGCTGGGGGTGACAGGCTCATCTACGAGCGGGACCTGGCTTGGCTGCAGCAGGCAGATG tgGTGGTGGCAGAAGTGACCCAGCCATCGTTGGGTGTGGGCTATGAGCTGGGCCAGGCCGTGGCCCTCAATAAGCGGATCTTGTGCCTCTTCCGTCCGCAGTCTGGCCGAG TGCTTTCAGCCATGATCCGGGGAGCGGCAGACGGCTCAAGGTTCCAGGTGTTGGACTATGAAGAGGGCCAGGTGGAGGCCATGCTGGATCAATACTTTGGGGCTGACCCTCCCTAG